From Syntrophales bacterium, a single genomic window includes:
- a CDS encoding cobalamin B12-binding domain-containing protein, producing MIRVLIGKPGLDGHDKGAKTVAMALKNAGMEVIYTGRHQKVEQIINAAIQEGVDIIGLSILSGVHLEVAEELLAKLKERGAEGIPLVIGGVIPKKDILLLKALGVAEVFPIGSSFDEIINKVKAIAGKEE from the coding sequence ATGATTCGAGTTCTCATCGGGAAACCTGGACTGGATGGTCATGACAAAGGCGCCAAAACAGTAGCCATGGCGCTAAAAAATGCCGGTATGGAAGTGATCTATACCGGTCGCCACCAAAAAGTGGAGCAAATCATTAACGCCGCCATTCAGGAAGGCGTCGATATCATAGGTTTGAGCATCCTGTCGGGCGTTCACTTGGAGGTTGCCGAAGAACTGCTGGCCAAGTTGAAGGAAAGAGGCGCCGAGGGAATCCCTTTGGTCATAGGCGGAGTGATTCCTAAAAAGGATATTCTTTTATTAAAGGCGCTGGGAGTGGCGGAAGTATTCCCGATAGGCTCTTCCTTTGATGAAATCATAAATAAGGTAAAAGCGATCGCAGGCAAGGAGGAATGA
- a CDS encoding methylmalonyl-CoA mutase family protein, which produces MDEIKREKELWEKDKLAKNPVSPAKTSSGIEAAVVYTPADLEGSDYLQDLGFPGQFPFTRGIYPSMYRGNLWSMRQYAGFADAEESNRRFKYLLEQGQTGLSVAFDLPTQMGFDSDNPLVRADVGRVGVAIDTLRDMEILFEGIPLDKITTSFTINATAAIILAMYLAVAEKQGVPLSKVGGTLQNEILKEYIARGTFIFPPTPSIRLVVDIIEFCKDRVSRMNTINFSGYHVREAGANAIQEAAYCLSSAITYVEEVLKRGIGIDDFAPRIAFHLIVGLDFFEEIAKIRATRRLWARIAKERFKSKNPKSMMLRLFCGSSAREATSKEPLNNIIRATIDMMGIVFAGAQSASILSYDEAYTIPTEESALLSLRTQQIIGYETGIANVADPLGGSYYLESLTNRMEQEIKAVIDEIDAAGGMLRCIETGKIQMDVLKSAYEIEKKKQSGERVIVGVNKFVDEQKQDEEIVLTNIDLNMSRQQVERLKRVKAERDNKKVERALLVLEEKAKSAENLVPFIQDAVKEYATVGEISDTLRKIFGEHQESVIL; this is translated from the coding sequence ATGGATGAGATAAAGAGAGAAAAAGAGCTATGGGAAAAGGATAAGCTCGCCAAAAATCCTGTTTCCCCGGCAAAAACTTCATCGGGAATTGAAGCAGCGGTGGTTTATACGCCCGCGGACCTTGAAGGTTCAGACTATCTCCAGGACCTGGGATTCCCGGGACAATTCCCCTTTACCAGGGGCATCTATCCTTCGATGTATCGCGGAAATCTTTGGTCCATGCGGCAATATGCCGGCTTTGCCGATGCAGAGGAATCAAACAGGCGGTTCAAATATCTTCTGGAGCAGGGACAGACGGGACTGAGTGTGGCCTTTGATCTCCCTACCCAAATGGGGTTTGATTCCGACAATCCGCTGGTCCGTGCGGATGTAGGCCGGGTGGGTGTGGCGATAGACACGCTGCGGGATATGGAGATCCTTTTTGAGGGCATCCCCCTCGATAAAATCACCACATCCTTCACCATAAACGCGACTGCGGCCATTATTTTGGCAATGTACCTTGCCGTGGCGGAAAAACAGGGAGTCCCTCTGTCCAAAGTGGGAGGAACCCTGCAGAATGAGATTCTGAAAGAATATATTGCCCGGGGGACGTTTATTTTTCCGCCCACACCCTCTATCCGGCTGGTTGTTGACATAATCGAATTTTGCAAAGACCGCGTTTCCCGGATGAATACCATTAATTTTTCAGGATACCATGTGCGCGAGGCAGGCGCCAATGCCATCCAGGAGGCAGCGTATTGTCTTTCCAGCGCGATAACCTATGTCGAAGAAGTGCTCAAACGGGGGATCGGCATCGATGATTTTGCCCCCCGGATTGCCTTTCATCTCATTGTGGGGTTGGATTTCTTTGAGGAGATTGCCAAGATCAGGGCAACCCGCCGATTGTGGGCAAGGATCGCTAAAGAAAGATTTAAGTCAAAGAACCCTAAATCGATGATGCTGAGGCTTTTCTGCGGTTCGTCAGCGCGGGAAGCAACATCCAAGGAGCCTCTTAACAATATCATCCGGGCAACAATTGATATGATGGGGATTGTTTTTGCCGGCGCTCAGTCAGCCAGCATCCTGAGTTACGATGAAGCCTACACGATTCCCACAGAGGAATCGGCGCTGCTCAGCCTGAGAACGCAGCAGATCATCGGCTACGAGACAGGAATTGCCAATGTGGCTGACCCCCTGGGAGGTTCCTATTATTTGGAGAGCCTTACCAACAGGATGGAGCAAGAGATCAAAGCCGTGATTGATGAGATAGATGCGGCGGGAGGCATGCTGCGCTGTATTGAAACAGGGAAAATTCAGATGGATGTACTGAAAAGCGCATACGAAATTGAGAAGAAAAAGCAAAGCGGGGAGAGGGTAATTGTCGGTGTGAACAAATTTGTCGATGAGCAGAAACAGGATGAGGAAATTGTCCTGACAAACATAGATCTCAATATGAGCAGGCAGCAGGTAGAAAGATTGAAGCGGGTAAAGGCGGAAAGGGACAACAAGAAGGTAGAAAGGGCATTGCTGGTTTTGGAAGAGAAGGCAAAAAGTGCAGAGAATCTGGTTCCCTTCATTCAGGACGCCGTCAAAGAATATGCGACAGTGGGGGAGATCAGCGACACGCTGAGGAAGATTTTTGGAGAGCATCAAGAGTCGGTTATTCTGTAA
- a CDS encoding acyl-CoA carboxylase subunit beta — protein sequence MTHKPMDEAVLKLAAMEEKARLGGGADKLAQQRKLGKLTARERIEYFFDPESFVELNMLAEHQCNDFGMEKKRFLGDGVVTGYGTVQGRKVFAYSEDATVLGGSTGKVHGAKIHYILKLAREMMVPVVCLNDSGGARIQEGMDNVYGITQIFYQNVMNSGVIPQIAAIMGDCTGGSAYSAALCDFVLQVEKTSHVFITGPAVIKEVTGEAVSFEDLGGAKVHSTRSGVDHFTAANDQICLDLIKKILSFLPQNNKERPSSEPSSDPSDRKTPELLEIVPTDMKKSYDMKKVIKAIVDSGDFFEVSASYARNIIIGWARMGGKVVGIVANQPRIFAGCIDIDASDKSARFIRTCDAFNIPLVSLVDVPGFLPGTNQEYAGIIRHGAKMLYAWAEATVPKISCIIRKMYGGAIPAMGVHQIGFDQVFAWPSAEMQMVGAEAAVQILYGKELKTLKDPGKFLAEKIAEYQETYLTPYHSASRSVIDAVIHPQDTRKRIISALNLLETKQDTGRAWKKHGNMPA from the coding sequence ATGACCCATAAACCTATGGATGAAGCGGTGCTAAAACTCGCCGCAATGGAGGAGAAGGCCCGGCTGGGGGGTGGGGCGGATAAGCTGGCGCAGCAGCGCAAGCTGGGGAAGTTGACTGCCCGGGAGAGGATTGAATACTTTTTTGATCCAGAAAGCTTTGTGGAGCTGAATATGCTCGCCGAGCACCAGTGCAACGATTTTGGCATGGAGAAGAAGCGATTCCTCGGAGACGGGGTGGTGACAGGTTATGGAACCGTCCAGGGGCGGAAGGTTTTTGCATACTCGGAGGACGCTACAGTGCTGGGCGGTTCGACTGGAAAGGTTCATGGCGCGAAGATTCATTATATTCTGAAGCTCGCCAGGGAAATGATGGTTCCCGTGGTCTGCCTTAACGACTCAGGCGGCGCAAGGATTCAGGAAGGGATGGATAATGTATATGGGATTACCCAGATATTCTACCAAAATGTGATGAATTCAGGCGTTATTCCGCAGATTGCCGCGATTATGGGAGATTGCACGGGAGGCTCTGCCTATTCAGCCGCGCTCTGCGACTTTGTGCTTCAGGTTGAAAAAACGTCTCATGTCTTTATCACGGGCCCCGCCGTAATCAAGGAGGTAACCGGAGAAGCGGTATCTTTTGAGGATTTGGGCGGAGCCAAGGTTCACAGCACCCGCTCCGGCGTGGACCACTTTACTGCGGCCAACGACCAAATTTGCCTCGATCTGATCAAGAAAATCCTCAGTTTTCTTCCCCAGAATAATAAAGAACGTCCCTCTTCAGAACCATCTTCGGATCCAAGCGATCGCAAAACTCCAGAATTGTTGGAGATTGTCCCCACGGATATGAAGAAATCTTATGATATGAAAAAGGTGATCAAGGCAATTGTTGACTCAGGGGATTTCTTCGAAGTTTCAGCAAGTTATGCTAGAAACATCATCATTGGCTGGGCGCGGATGGGCGGCAAGGTGGTGGGAATCGTCGCCAATCAACCCAGAATATTCGCCGGATGCATTGATATCGACGCCTCGGATAAGAGCGCTCGGTTTATCAGAACCTGCGATGCCTTTAATATCCCTTTGGTGAGCCTGGTGGATGTGCCTGGTTTTCTTCCCGGAACAAATCAGGAATATGCAGGGATCATCCGCCATGGAGCGAAGATGCTTTATGCCTGGGCGGAAGCCACCGTCCCCAAAATATCCTGTATTATCCGTAAAATGTACGGGGGGGCCATTCCCGCCATGGGTGTCCATCAAATCGGCTTCGATCAGGTTTTTGCCTGGCCCTCTGCCGAGATGCAGATGGTAGGCGCCGAGGCTGCCGTACAGATCTTGTACGGGAAAGAACTTAAGACGCTAAAAGATCCAGGTAAATTTCTCGCGGAGAAGATAGCGGAATATCAGGAAACTTATTTAACCCCCTATCATTCTGCTTCGCGATCGGTCATTGATGCGGTGATCCATCCGCAGGATACCCGCAAAAGAATAATCAGCGCTTTAAATCTTCTGGAAACGAAGCAGGATACAGGCCGCGCCTGGAAAAAACATGGCAATATGCCTGCCTGA
- a CDS encoding VOC family protein has product MMIKGVSHIGIAVENLENAIELYGKLFSRESSAPESFGELRFSFISLGNADVELLESTAPGGVMRKFIDKRGEGVHHLSFEVEDIHAELAELKAKGVQLIHEKPYLNAHKDLVAFINPKSAGGVLVELIQYMDKKEFAEK; this is encoded by the coding sequence ATGATGATCAAAGGCGTTTCTCACATCGGCATTGCGGTCGAGAATCTTGAAAATGCGATAGAACTCTATGGAAAACTTTTTTCCCGGGAAAGCTCGGCGCCGGAGAGTTTTGGAGAACTCCGTTTTTCTTTTATTTCTCTGGGAAATGCAGATGTTGAATTGCTGGAATCAACTGCCCCTGGGGGGGTAATGAGAAAGTTCATCGATAAAAGGGGAGAAGGGGTTCATCACCTCTCCTTTGAAGTGGAGGACATCCATGCAGAATTGGCGGAGCTGAAGGCGAAGGGGGTCCAACTCATTCATGAAAAGCCCTATTTGAACGCCCACAAGGATTTAGTGGCTTTTATCAATCCCAAAAGCGCCGGGGGGGTTTTGGTGGAACTTATACAATATATGGATAAGAAGGAGTTTGCAGAAAAATGA
- a CDS encoding TRAP transporter large permease — MDPISVGIIGVGALIFLLLFKMPVAFAMAFVGFIGFSYLSSWDAGLKILAMDFFEQFSNFQMSAIPMFVLMGSFAFAAGIGKRLFDAAYTILGNLRGGLTFATVVASGMFAAICGSTAATAATIGRVVLKEMKRYHYDDSFATGCVASAGTLGILIPPSTIFLVYGIMTEQSIGKLFMAGIIPGIILLLLFLVVVALMVWRNPGIAPAGGATDFKTKRKALSGIIEALILFSLVIGGLFFGWFTPTQAGGIGAAGALVIGLARRQLSWRIFTEATKDGLYISCMIISIITGSIVFGHFMAVTTIPFVLADWIETLPLPPMVIMGVIIFMYFVGGCFMDSMALIVLTVPVIYPVVMRLGFDPIWFGVIIVLIAEMGVVTPPVGVNVYVIKGIAPDIPLEKIFKGILPFLAAMVVNAFIIMAFPRLALILPNLIK; from the coding sequence ATGGATCCAATTAGTGTAGGCATCATAGGGGTAGGCGCTCTCATTTTTCTCCTTTTGTTCAAGATGCCCGTTGCCTTTGCCATGGCTTTTGTAGGATTCATCGGGTTCTCTTATTTGAGTTCTTGGGATGCCGGTCTCAAAATTCTGGCCATGGACTTCTTCGAGCAATTCTCCAACTTCCAGATGAGTGCGATTCCGATGTTTGTCCTGATGGGCTCGTTTGCCTTTGCGGCGGGGATTGGAAAAAGGCTTTTTGATGCCGCTTATACAATCTTAGGTAATCTTCGCGGGGGGTTGACTTTTGCCACGGTTGTCGCCTCGGGCATGTTTGCTGCCATCTGCGGGTCGACAGCGGCTACTGCCGCCACGATCGGGAGGGTCGTTCTGAAAGAGATGAAGAGGTATCATTACGATGATTCCTTTGCCACGGGATGTGTTGCCAGCGCCGGCACGCTGGGTATTCTCATTCCTCCCAGCACGATCTTTTTAGTCTATGGGATCATGACGGAACAGTCCATCGGCAAGCTTTTCATGGCGGGTATTATTCCTGGCATCATTCTCCTCTTGCTGTTTCTTGTCGTGGTGGCTTTGATGGTCTGGCGGAATCCGGGCATTGCTCCGGCCGGGGGCGCAACTGATTTCAAGACAAAAAGGAAGGCTCTGTCCGGTATTATTGAAGCCCTGATTCTCTTTAGCCTCGTAATTGGCGGACTGTTTTTCGGATGGTTTACGCCGACCCAGGCGGGAGGCATTGGAGCCGCCGGGGCTCTGGTGATTGGCTTGGCAAGGCGGCAACTGAGTTGGCGGATATTTACCGAGGCCACGAAGGATGGATTATATATATCTTGCATGATTATCAGCATTATTACCGGTTCTATCGTATTTGGCCATTTCATGGCTGTGACGACGATTCCTTTTGTTTTGGCGGATTGGATTGAAACCCTTCCCCTGCCGCCCATGGTTATCATGGGGGTAATCATTTTCATGTACTTTGTAGGTGGTTGTTTCATGGACTCCATGGCTTTGATAGTGCTGACTGTTCCTGTCATATATCCGGTGGTGATGCGTCTTGGCTTTGACCCGATATGGTTTGGAGTCATTATTGTTTTGATCGCGGAGATGGGGGTAGTTACTCCGCCGGTAGGGGTCAATGTCTATGTCATCAAGGGAATTGCTCCGGATATTCCCCTCGAAAAGATTTTTAAAGGAATACTCCCCTTTCTGGCGGCCATGGTCGTTAACGCATTTATCATAATGGCTTTCCCCCGCTTGGCTCTCATCTTGCCCAATCTCATAAAATGA
- a CDS encoding TRAP transporter small permease yields the protein MDKFTRGFSSSLEWIGVAGFLLMFLANFVDVVGAKLFKWPLPGVIEIISFSQVLAIASALAVTLVIGMHIRVEFIVDRFPKRTRGVITAIGSFLSLLLFVLLLWRSYLYGRTLQIGGEIGSSIPVPFYPFAYFIAFSCIPVCLVLLMEIIKSLREAFGNGSN from the coding sequence ATGGATAAATTTACGAGGGGATTCAGTAGTTCCCTTGAGTGGATTGGAGTCGCAGGTTTTCTCTTGATGTTTCTTGCCAATTTTGTAGATGTGGTCGGGGCCAAGCTTTTCAAATGGCCTCTGCCGGGGGTTATTGAAATCATCAGCTTTTCTCAGGTCTTAGCCATTGCTTCTGCCTTGGCTGTTACCCTCGTCATTGGTATGCATATAAGAGTGGAGTTTATCGTTGACAGGTTCCCAAAACGCACCCGGGGGGTGATCACAGCTATCGGTTCATTTCTGTCATTGCTTCTCTTCGTTTTGCTTCTCTGGCGAAGCTATCTTTATGGCCGAACTTTGCAGATAGGGGGAGAGATAGGATCATCTATACCGGTTCCTTTCTATCCTTTTGCTTACTTTATTGCCTTCTCGTGCATTCCGGTCTGTTTGGTCCTGTTGATGGAAATCATCAAATCCTTAAGGGAGGCATTCGGCAATGGATCCAATTAG
- a CDS encoding TRAP transporter substrate-binding protein, protein MKNKGIFVSLVLIAALAPSMVWGAVQLKFCNYFPTPSQQSKIGEVFIKDIEALSKGQLKITYFPAQTLLTSPKMYDGVFQGIADMGISHIGYTVGRFKVTETLNLPLGFPNAWVANHVVDDFYKQFKPREWDKVHVIALHAAPVQVVISAKKPVYKMEDLKGMTLKGQGYVGDVVTALGATPRPIGAPGNYEALQKGVLDGSILPMETLKVFRLAEVAKYVTESWGIGQVDVFFLVMNKDSWNKLSPDIQKIFNEYPFQEKLAAMWNEIDIVGKNYGKEKGLQFIELSSAEMAKWKKAVEPVFEKYVKTMVAEGHQEKDVREWINYARMRIDYWTKKQIELGIKSSTGPSEIRIK, encoded by the coding sequence ATGAAAAATAAAGGAATCTTTGTCTCTCTGGTGTTAATCGCTGCATTGGCGCCTTCGATGGTTTGGGGCGCCGTACAATTAAAATTCTGTAATTACTTTCCCACTCCCTCTCAACAATCCAAAATCGGCGAGGTCTTCATTAAGGATATTGAGGCTCTCTCCAAAGGCCAATTGAAGATTACTTATTTCCCCGCGCAGACCCTGTTAACTTCCCCGAAAATGTACGATGGCGTATTTCAAGGCATTGCCGACATGGGCATCTCTCACATTGGCTATACGGTCGGGCGCTTTAAGGTAACCGAGACGCTTAACCTGCCGCTTGGCTTCCCCAATGCGTGGGTAGCAAATCATGTAGTGGACGACTTCTATAAGCAATTCAAGCCCAGGGAATGGGATAAGGTCCATGTGATTGCCCTGCATGCAGCGCCCGTTCAGGTAGTCATTTCAGCCAAGAAGCCTGTTTATAAAATGGAAGATTTGAAGGGGATGACGTTAAAAGGCCAGGGGTATGTGGGCGATGTCGTGACTGCCTTGGGTGCGACACCCAGACCTATTGGCGCGCCAGGAAACTATGAAGCCTTGCAAAAGGGAGTGCTTGACGGGTCGATTCTTCCCATGGAGACGCTGAAGGTGTTTAGATTAGCTGAAGTCGCGAAGTATGTGACTGAATCATGGGGTATCGGCCAGGTTGATGTTTTTTTCCTGGTGATGAACAAAGACTCATGGAACAAACTTTCCCCGGATATTCAGAAGATCTTTAACGAATATCCATTTCAGGAAAAACTTGCCGCCATGTGGAATGAAATAGATATTGTCGGGAAAAATTACGGCAAGGAGAAGGGGCTGCAATTTATAGAGTTGTCGAGTGCGGAGATGGCGAAATGGAAAAAGGCGGTTGAACCAGTGTTTGAAAAATATGTAAAAACAATGGTCGCCGAAGGACATCAAGAAAAGGATGTCCGGGAATGGATTAATTATGCAAGGATGAGAATTGATTATTGGACCAAAAAACAGATAGAATTAGGGATCAAATCATCTACCGGTCCGTCAGAGATTCGGATAAAGTAA
- a CDS encoding nitroreductase family protein produces MGDILEVIKTRKSIRRYKTDPIPDEIIDKVLEAARWAATGENYQPWRLIVIRKQETKNRIGDLAKLGSGSRMTAWQCLGEMQKRFENIEDPLKRAEVLRFMYSGEVSEFAKQAPVIIAVIGSLMEGSVDVPYDLSACAENMLLEAHSLGLGACWVHGPVASTRDAAKFKKILKIPTGMGEYKVIAYIALGWPAEARKHPRPKKSLAEIVYWEEFGQKERM; encoded by the coding sequence ATGGGCGACATTTTAGAGGTGATCAAAACCAGAAAGAGTATAAGACGCTATAAAACGGACCCGATACCAGATGAGATAATTGACAAGGTTTTGGAAGCGGCGCGCTGGGCGGCAACAGGTGAAAACTACCAGCCTTGGCGGCTTATCGTCATCCGGAAGCAGGAAACGAAAAACAGAATTGGGGATCTTGCAAAGCTGGGGAGCGGTTCCCGCATGACCGCCTGGCAATGCTTGGGAGAAATGCAGAAAAGGTTTGAAAATATTGAGGATCCCCTAAAAAGGGCTGAAGTTTTGCGATTCATGTATTCGGGAGAGGTTTCAGAGTTTGCCAAGCAGGCGCCGGTGATTATCGCTGTGATCGGGAGTCTCATGGAGGGATCGGTTGATGTTCCCTATGACCTCTCGGCGTGCGCTGAAAACATGCTTTTGGAAGCTCACTCGCTCGGGCTGGGCGCCTGCTGGGTGCACGGGCCGGTAGCCAGCACCAGGGATGCGGCCAAGTTCAAAAAGATATTAAAAATACCAACAGGAATGGGGGAGTACAAGGTCATTGCCTACATCGCTTTAGGTTGGCCCGCAGAAGCACGCAAACATCCGCGACCCAAAAAAAGCTTGGCAGAGATTGTCTATTGGGAAGAATTTGGGCAGAAGGAGAGAATGTAA
- a CDS encoding tripartite tricarboxylate transporter substrate-binding protein, with protein MKKKMLYLLAVFFIFGAFFVCRDSFAAAPYYQGKTITLIVGFSPGGGYDQLSRILAKYMPKHIPGEPVILVQNMTGAAGMVAANNLYNIAKPDGLTFGIFNRGMPFAQLLKAPGVQFDLRKYAWLGSAAEESATLALRADLPFKTLDDVLKSKEPIMIGSAGGPADSNTQFVVLLKEYLKMNVKTINYPASSEVMLAIERKEVDGRGASSTSIKRYVDRGLVRLWIRGKYAGEGTENLPVDEDLVTDKIGKTIMAMRSATDGVGRPYVAPPGTPANVMKILREGMAKALKDPELLAAVKKAQMEVKYVPPEECLKRIDFVLNQPPEIVKEASKYIRF; from the coding sequence ATGAAGAAAAAGATGTTGTACTTACTGGCTGTATTTTTTATTTTTGGGGCGTTTTTTGTCTGCCGGGATTCCTTTGCAGCGGCCCCCTATTATCAGGGGAAAACAATCACCCTGATAGTTGGGTTCTCGCCTGGGGGTGGGTATGACCAACTTTCACGAATTCTGGCAAAATATATGCCCAAACATATTCCAGGGGAACCGGTAATCCTTGTTCAGAACATGACCGGCGCGGCCGGTATGGTTGCCGCCAACAACCTTTACAACATAGCCAAGCCGGACGGACTAACATTCGGAATTTTTAACCGGGGGATGCCTTTTGCGCAGCTTTTAAAGGCCCCGGGGGTCCAGTTTGATCTGCGGAAGTATGCATGGCTGGGGTCAGCCGCGGAAGAAAGCGCCACACTCGCCCTGCGGGCCGACCTTCCCTTTAAGACGCTCGATGATGTTTTAAAATCGAAGGAACCGATCATGATTGGCAGCGCGGGAGGACCGGCCGACAGCAATACCCAGTTTGTCGTTCTCCTTAAGGAATATCTTAAAATGAATGTCAAGACGATAAATTACCCGGCAAGTTCCGAAGTCATGCTGGCTATTGAGCGGAAAGAGGTTGACGGAAGGGGGGCTTCCTCGACCTCCATTAAACGCTATGTTGACCGAGGGCTGGTGCGTCTCTGGATTCGAGGTAAATACGCAGGGGAAGGCACGGAAAATCTGCCGGTTGATGAAGATCTGGTAACGGATAAGATTGGCAAGACCATTATGGCCATGCGCTCGGCCACCGATGGCGTTGGCCGTCCCTATGTGGCGCCTCCGGGAACCCCGGCCAATGTAATGAAAATATTGCGGGAAGGCATGGCCAAGGCCCTCAAGGACCCTGAGCTTCTGGCAGCCGTGAAGAAGGCCCAGATGGAAGTTAAGTACGTACCACCTGAGGAATGTTTGAAACGGATCGACTTTGTCCTCAATCAGCCGCCGGAAATAGTAAAAGAAGCAAGCAAGTATATCAGGTTCTAA
- a CDS encoding class II aldolase/adducin family protein, with amino-acid sequence MNEELRFKLEQAHRIAYMEGLAEDASRGHITAKTADGRIYIKPWGVGFEEVKAEDFQGVDLDGNLLEGKGRIHSELILHLEIYRKRKDVFSIVHVHPYNSILLSSVFRGKIRIISQHGARFTGKLPLYRSAGLIQSKEQGAELAETLAGAPIVLMKNHGITTVGNSVEEAVLMALHFEEAAKEHLQATLSGNPSGMPEAAAKKISANNYATAQLSMLWTYYWKKFSRR; translated from the coding sequence ATGAATGAAGAATTGAGGTTCAAACTGGAGCAGGCCCATAGGATAGCATATATGGAAGGTCTTGCGGAGGATGCAAGCCGGGGTCATATCACGGCCAAAACAGCCGATGGCCGGATCTACATCAAGCCTTGGGGTGTCGGGTTTGAGGAGGTTAAGGCGGAGGATTTTCAGGGGGTGGATTTGGATGGGAACCTGCTGGAAGGCAAGGGGAGGATTCATTCCGAATTGATATTGCATCTCGAAATTTATCGAAAGAGGAAAGATGTTTTTTCTATTGTCCATGTTCATCCCTATAATTCGATACTCCTTTCGTCGGTTTTCAGGGGAAAGATTCGCATAATCAGCCAGCATGGAGCCCGCTTTACCGGAAAGCTCCCCTTGTACAGGTCCGCGGGGCTGATTCAATCAAAAGAGCAAGGGGCGGAGCTGGCTGAAACTCTGGCCGGCGCCCCGATTGTTTTGATGAAAAATCACGGAATTACTACTGTTGGAAATTCGGTGGAAGAGGCAGTCTTGATGGCCCTTCATTTCGAAGAGGCGGCAAAGGAACACCTGCAGGCAACGCTGTCCGGCAATCCGAGCGGAATGCCCGAGGCCGCGGCAAAGAAAATAAGCGCGAACAACTATGCCACGGCTCAACTCAGCATGTTGTGGACCTATTACTGGAAAAAATTTAGCAGGCGATAA
- a CDS encoding tripartite tricarboxylate transporter TctB family protein — translation MHLTGRSVMSGCITLVGAGVIIQALQWPFETALFPIIVGIPLFLLALTDFLFNIFEKEKKDSATIDFKFSGGVDKAVEKQRTLAIFKWILGFFLLVLLTGFPIAVPLFVLFYLKMEARVGWVLSLVNTAVTWVIFYGLFVWFLNVPFMEGFIQKGLRVLGVL, via the coding sequence ATGCATCTCACCGGTAGATCAGTAATGAGCGGGTGTATCACGTTGGTCGGGGCCGGCGTTATCATCCAGGCGCTTCAGTGGCCTTTCGAAACGGCCCTTTTCCCTATTATTGTGGGGATTCCTCTCTTTCTGCTGGCTTTGACAGATTTTCTTTTTAATATCTTTGAAAAGGAAAAGAAGGATTCCGCGACAATAGATTTCAAATTCTCCGGGGGAGTCGACAAGGCTGTGGAGAAACAACGCACCTTGGCGATCTTTAAATGGATACTTGGGTTTTTCTTGCTGGTATTGCTTACGGGATTTCCCATTGCTGTGCCACTCTTCGTTTTATTTTATCTGAAAATGGAGGCTCGCGTGGGCTGGGTGCTTTCCCTTGTAAACACGGCAGTAACCTGGGTCATATTCTATGGGCTTTTTGTCTGGTTTCTGAATGTGCCCTTCATGGAAGGTTTCATACAAAAGGGTCTAAGAGTTCTGGGAGTGCTTTAA